A window from Festucalex cinctus isolate MCC-2025b chromosome 4, RoL_Fcin_1.0, whole genome shotgun sequence encodes these proteins:
- the mafa gene encoding transcription factor Maf yields the protein MASELAMSNSDLPTSPLAMEYVNDFDLMKFEVKKEPVEPDRTISQCSRLIAGGSLSSTPMSTPCSSVPPSPSFSAPSPGSGSGSEQKTHIEDFYWMSGYQQQQLNPEALGFSPEDAVEALINSSHQLQSFDGYARGQQFAGSAGPGGAMAGEEMGSAAAVVSAVIAAAAAQNGAQHHHHHHHHNHSGAGGGGGGGGGGGGGGGGGGHHHHHHQAPGVQSNGVSGTNHHHPHMRLDDRFSDEQLVSMSVRELNRQLRGVSKEEVIRLKQKRRTLKNRGYAQSCRFKRVQQRHVLEGEKTQLVQQVEHLKQEISRLVRERDAYKEKYEKLIGNGFRESGSSSDNNPSSPEFFMSSRKFLHL from the exons ATGGCATCAGAGCTGGCAATGAGCAACTCCGACCTGCCCACCAGTCCCCTGGCCATGGAATATGTTAATGACTTCGATCTGATGAAGTTTGAAGTGAAAAAGGAGCCGGTCGAGCCCGATCGCACCATCAGCCAGTGCAGCCGCCTCATCGCCGGGGGATCCTTGTCTTCCACGCCGATGAGCACGCCCTGCAGCTCTGTGCCCCCCTCCCCGAGCTTCTCGGCGCCCAGTCCGGGCTCGGGGAGCGGGAGCGAGCAGAAGACGCACATAGAGGACTTCTACTGGATGTCCGGTTACCAACAGCAGCAGCTCAATCCAGAGGCGCTGGGCTTCAGCCCCGAGGACGCGGTCGAGGCGCTCATCAACAGCAGCCACCAGCTCCAGTCGTTCGATGGCTACGCCAGGGGCCAGCAGTTCGCGGGCTCGGCCGGCCCGGGGGGCGCCATGGCCGGCGAGGAGATGGGCTCCGCCGCGGCGGTAGTTTCGGCGGTCATCGCTGCGGCCGCCGCGCAGAACGGGGCtcagcaccaccaccaccatcaccaccacaaCCACAGCGGGGCAgggggaggcggcggcggaggaggaggaggcggaggcggaggtggcggcggcggccaccaccaccatcatcaccaGGCGCCGGGCGTCCAGTCCAACGGCGTCTCCGGGACAAATCACCACCACCCGCACATGCGCCTGGACGACCGCTTCTCGGACGAGCAGCTCGTCAGCATGTCCGTGCGGGAGCTCAACCGGCAGCTGCGGGGGGTCAGCAAGGAAGAAGTGATCCGGCTCAAGCAGAAGAGGAGGACCCTCAAGAACCGAGGCTACGCGCAGTCGTGTCGCTTCAAGCGCGTGCAGCAGCGGCACGTCCTGGAGGGCGAGAAGACGCAACTGGTGCAGCAAGTGGAGCACCTCAAGCAGGAGATCTCCAGGCTGGTCCGGGAGAGGGACGCGTACAAAGAAAAGTATGAGAAGCTCATCGGCAACGGCTTCCGAGAAAGTGGCTCGAGCAGCGACAACAACCCTTCATCACCGGAGTTTTTCAT GTCATCCAGAAAATTCCTCCATCTGTGA